A window of Streptomyces gilvosporeus contains these coding sequences:
- a CDS encoding MAB_1171c family putative transporter, with amino-acid sequence MTAVKAVVFPACAVLCALALLYKLRDLRHQRNDPALLALLLAFAGKGISFLLSTPSVSQAVDARLGVADIGALGIHLLGGVASSAAFLTAIVYWVYPPETARRRALVRLLIAALCAVAMIVLWAMAGSGAQQRSAHYLLQNAHRPLVAAYLLLYVSAFGAGMIEIIRLCRRYGRVAGRQWLRRGLYSTAIGASACLVYCLNRLLSLIAVQSGLDPLDWELLTPVANGIGIFFLVAGLTMPSWGPSVSEWRRLVRNFVTYQRLHPLWRAVYAAVPDIALDPHRAGRLARFLPGDISYRLYRMVIEIQDGLLALRPYMAPDVATGARKSAEDAGLSGDRLHAMVQARSLVSALRARQDDRAPVRTSGEPGPESAKGGGYTEEVAWLLEVARAYTAVMSTDRSTDRSTERPTDRSTERNVP; translated from the coding sequence GTGACCGCCGTGAAGGCCGTCGTCTTCCCCGCGTGCGCCGTCCTCTGTGCCCTTGCGCTGCTCTACAAACTGCGCGACCTGCGTCATCAGAGAAACGATCCGGCCCTGCTCGCGCTGCTCCTCGCGTTCGCCGGCAAGGGGATCTCCTTCCTGCTCTCCACGCCCTCCGTCTCACAGGCGGTGGACGCCCGCCTCGGGGTGGCCGATATCGGGGCGCTGGGCATCCATCTCCTCGGTGGCGTCGCGTCCAGCGCCGCCTTCCTCACGGCCATCGTCTACTGGGTCTACCCGCCCGAGACCGCCCGGCGGCGCGCTCTCGTCCGGCTGCTCATCGCCGCCCTGTGCGCAGTCGCCATGATCGTCCTGTGGGCGATGGCAGGATCGGGTGCACAACAGCGCAGCGCGCACTATCTGCTCCAGAACGCGCACCGCCCGCTGGTCGCCGCCTATCTGCTGCTCTACGTCAGCGCGTTCGGCGCCGGAATGATCGAGATCATCCGGCTGTGCCGCCGCTACGGGAGAGTGGCCGGACGGCAGTGGCTGCGAAGGGGCCTGTACAGCACGGCGATCGGCGCGAGCGCGTGCCTCGTCTACTGTCTCAACCGCCTGCTCTCGCTGATCGCGGTGCAGAGCGGACTGGACCCGCTGGACTGGGAACTGCTGACGCCGGTGGCCAACGGGATCGGCATCTTCTTTCTGGTGGCAGGTCTCACCATGCCGTCCTGGGGACCGAGTGTCTCCGAATGGCGGCGGCTGGTCCGCAACTTCGTCACCTATCAGCGGCTGCATCCGCTGTGGAGAGCCGTGTACGCGGCCGTGCCGGACATCGCGCTCGACCCGCACCGTGCCGGCCGCCTTGCCCGCTTCCTGCCCGGCGACATCAGCTACCGCCTCTACCGCATGGTCATCGAGATCCAGGACGGTCTGCTCGCGCTGCGCCCGTACATGGCCCCGGACGTGGCCACCGGTGCTCGGAAGTCGGCCGAGGACGCGGGCCTGTCGGGCGACCGGCTGCACGCCATGGTGCAGGCCAGATCGCTGGTGTCGGCTCTGCGGGCACGGCAGGACGACCGTGCGCCGGTCCGGACGTCCGGGGAGCCCGGTCCCGAGTCCGCCAAGGGCGGGGGCTACACCGAAGAGGTCGCGTGGCTGCTGGAGGTCGCCCGCGCGTACACCGCTGTGATGTCTACTGATCGCTCCACTGACAGGTCCACGGAGCGGCCCACTGATCGCTCCACAGAGAGGAACGTTCCATGA
- a CDS encoding ImmA/IrrE family metallo-endopeptidase: protein MASTSRADKQPRKKELRQLRRDSEAVLARLDLSDGCGIATLIEQLSTDRGRPIQLVPLPLGAKTPCGMWLATDTFDVIVVEADTSRLHQDHIIAHELAHMLCNHRDSTGFDTVTMRDLMPHLDPRRVREMLGRTSYSTAEEQEAETVASLLLERVTRPPVESVWSVPSADAETVARIESSLKPGPGPHAR, encoded by the coding sequence GTGGCCTCGACCTCCAGAGCTGACAAACAGCCCCGCAAGAAGGAACTCAGGCAGCTGCGACGGGACTCGGAGGCGGTACTGGCACGCCTGGACCTGTCCGACGGATGCGGCATCGCCACGCTGATCGAACAACTCAGCACGGACCGAGGCCGTCCGATCCAGCTCGTACCGCTTCCCCTGGGCGCGAAGACTCCCTGCGGTATGTGGCTGGCGACGGACACCTTCGACGTCATCGTGGTCGAGGCGGACACCAGCCGTCTGCACCAGGACCACATCATCGCCCATGAGCTCGCGCACATGCTGTGCAACCACCGCGACTCCACCGGATTCGACACGGTGACGATGCGCGATCTGATGCCGCATCTGGATCCGCGGCGCGTACGGGAGATGCTGGGGCGCACCAGCTACTCCACCGCGGAGGAGCAGGAGGCGGAGACCGTGGCCTCCCTCCTTCTCGAACGCGTCACCCGTCCTCCGGTGGAGTCGGTGTGGAGCGTTCCGTCCGCCGATGCCGAGACGGTCGCGCGGATCGAGAGCTCGCTCAAACCGGGCCCGGGGCCCCATGCCCGGTAG
- a CDS encoding SpoIIE family protein phosphatase, with product MSATEGLPAGPGDPAAGPGEPTGGPGELPGGTPTPSGLLDLLGVAAVLLDAEGRIVLWSPQAEDLYGYTAAEALGQYAGTLLVDEEHWNLVLETFAEVMESGKSWGGTFPVRHKDGTARPVELRSMRLLDDRGDFYALGLATDASTLRAVERDVALSTRLISQSPIGLAMLDTDLRYVAVNPALERMHGIPAKDHLGRHYREIMTAAKFEVPEAAMREVLETGIPMVDQSTIVGRSPADPDHIHAWSISLYRLEDPQGRVLGVADLVVDVTDRYQAAREAAEARQRLALIADGSARIGTTLEVDQTARELAEVTVPEIADVATVDLLDSVLHEHRPASSSGPAVFRALAVKAAYPTEAVEAVDPPGQIAAFDAGRLATECVRTGRPILISRAGEEDLARMARDERAATLLARAGVHSHMLVPLIARGQILGFLGLSRARNPLSFTEDDLALAAELASRATVCIDNARSHQSVRNAAVTLQRSLLPDHPPRLPGLQIASRYRPAQATYEIGGDWYDVLPLEGDKTALVVGDVMGSGIDAAAAMGRLRTATRAFADLDLAPDQVLHHLDKITSRLEHYIATCLYVTYDPRRAECHIANAGHLPPALVRSGKPSELLHLPTGTPLGVGGTPFETTTFGIGPGDQLVLYTDGLVETRHHPIDERLEALRRLLDTPDRTLEETCDRLLRELRRPEDPDDVALLIARTQPFAPCG from the coding sequence GTGAGCGCAACCGAGGGGCTTCCGGCCGGTCCCGGGGATCCTGCGGCCGGTCCCGGTGAGCCGACGGGCGGCCCCGGTGAGCTGCCGGGCGGGACGCCGACGCCGAGCGGACTTCTGGATCTCCTCGGTGTCGCCGCGGTGCTGCTGGACGCCGAGGGGCGGATCGTGTTGTGGAGTCCGCAGGCCGAGGACCTGTACGGCTACACGGCCGCGGAGGCGCTGGGGCAGTACGCCGGGACGCTGCTCGTCGACGAAGAGCACTGGAATCTGGTGCTGGAGACGTTCGCCGAGGTCATGGAGAGCGGCAAGAGCTGGGGCGGCACGTTCCCGGTCCGGCACAAGGACGGCACCGCGCGGCCGGTCGAACTGCGCAGCATGCGGCTGCTGGACGATCGCGGCGATTTCTACGCCCTGGGGCTCGCGACCGACGCCTCGACGCTGCGCGCGGTGGAGCGGGATGTCGCGCTCTCCACCCGGCTGATCTCCCAGTCCCCGATCGGGCTGGCGATGCTCGACACCGATCTGCGGTACGTGGCCGTCAATCCCGCTCTGGAGCGGATGCACGGCATTCCGGCCAAGGACCACCTGGGCCGCCACTATCGCGAGATCATGACCGCCGCGAAGTTCGAGGTGCCCGAGGCGGCGATGCGCGAGGTCCTGGAGACCGGGATCCCGATGGTCGACCAGTCCACGATCGTCGGCCGCAGCCCCGCCGACCCGGACCATATTCACGCCTGGTCGATCTCGTTGTACCGGCTGGAGGACCCCCAGGGGCGGGTGCTCGGAGTGGCCGATCTGGTGGTGGACGTCACCGACCGCTATCAGGCCGCCAGAGAGGCGGCCGAGGCTCGGCAGCGGCTGGCCCTGATCGCGGACGGCTCCGCCCGCATCGGCACCACCCTGGAGGTGGACCAGACCGCCCGGGAGCTGGCCGAGGTCACCGTCCCCGAGATCGCGGACGTGGCCACGGTCGATCTGCTCGACTCCGTACTGCACGAGCACCGCCCGGCCAGCAGCAGCGGGCCCGCGGTGTTCCGGGCGCTCGCGGTCAAGGCCGCCTACCCCACCGAAGCCGTCGAGGCCGTCGATCCTCCCGGCCAGATCGCCGCCTTCGACGCCGGCCGCCTGGCCACCGAGTGCGTTCGCACGGGCCGCCCGATCCTGATCTCGCGCGCGGGCGAGGAGGACCTGGCACGGATGGCCCGCGACGAACGCGCCGCCACGCTGCTGGCCCGTGCGGGGGTGCACTCCCACATGCTGGTCCCGCTGATCGCCCGCGGTCAGATCCTCGGCTTCCTGGGCCTCAGCCGCGCCCGCAACCCGCTGTCCTTCACCGAGGACGACCTCGCCCTGGCCGCCGAGCTGGCCTCCCGTGCCACCGTGTGCATCGACAACGCCCGCTCGCACCAGAGCGTGCGCAACGCCGCCGTGACGCTGCAACGCAGCCTGCTCCCCGACCACCCGCCCCGGCTTCCCGGCCTCCAGATCGCCTCCCGGTACCGGCCCGCGCAGGCCACCTACGAGATCGGCGGCGACTGGTACGACGTCCTCCCCCTCGAGGGCGACAAGACCGCGCTCGTCGTCGGCGACGTCATGGGCAGCGGTATCGACGCCGCCGCGGCCATGGGCCGTCTGCGCACCGCCACCAGAGCCTTCGCCGACCTGGACCTCGCCCCCGACCAGGTCCTCCATCACCTCGACAAGATCACCTCACGGCTGGAGCACTACATCGCCACCTGTCTCTACGTCACCTACGACCCCCGCCGCGCCGAATGCCACATCGCCAACGCCGGCCATCTGCCCCCCGCCCTCGTGCGCAGCGGCAAGCCTTCCGAACTCCTCCACCTGCCCACCGGCACCCCGCTCGGAGTCGGCGGCACCCCCTTCGAGACCACCACCTTCGGCATCGGCCCCGGCGACCAACTGGTCCTGTACACCGACGGCCTGGTCGAAACCCGCCACCACCCCATCGACGAACGCCTCGAAGCGCTCCGTCGGCTGCTCGACACGCCCGACCGCACGCTGGAAGAAACCTGCGACCGGCTCCTGCGCGAACTCCGGCGGCCCGAGGACCCGGACGATGTCGCCCTGCTCATCGCCCGCACCCAACCCTTCGCGCCCTGCGGATGA
- a CDS encoding SpoIIE family protein phosphatase/ATP-binding protein, with translation MTGHSGRFRRWLSRSRSSSATRSVAREVFLLQLVLVVLLVAAAVVAMVVQSRRDTMTDARHRTLAAAESFAHSWGLQKALNSNDPTAKLQPLAEAARKASGVDALIVYKLDGITLTHSDPRQIGKHVIGPYADAARGKPFTRTFQGALGLSVISAAPVKDSSGKVIAIVSAPVTVEKVQKSVNRQLPLFLGTAAGALALAGGGAGLVSRRLRRQTHGLGPAEMTRMYEHHDAVLHAVREGVLIVGRDGRLLLANDEARRLLDLPADAEGRHVGDLGLDPRTAELLASDRIATDEVHLAQDRLLALNKRSTSPYGAHQGSVVTLRDTTELRWLSGRAERARERLRLLYDAGVRIGSTLNVERTAEDLAQVAVPGFADIVTVELLDPVLKGEEPAVAGAELRRTAIAGLAADHPLHPVGELMGFAPGAAAAGGVDQGRSRVEPDLAGSSAWRSQDPERARRILDHGVHSLAVVPLRARGVVLGRVDFWRSGSSPAFDEEDLSFAEELAGRAAVGIDNARRYTRERTMAMTLQRSLMPRGLPDQDALEVAHRYLPAHAGVGGDWFDVIPLPGARVALVIGDVVGHGLHAAATMGRLRIAVHNFSALDLSPAELLRHLDELVTHIDVQDDAAEETAITGATCLYVVYDSVSGQVTAATAGHLPPAVAHPDGRVEFLHSPVSPPLGLGTGLPFETAELSLPEGSRLVLYTDGLVENRGHDLDAGLDALRAALAGPDRTPEDTCATVMQALLPARSADDVALLVARTRRLDPAHVAEWDVPRDPEAVGTVRKDCARQLADWGLQDVSFGTELILSELVTNAIRYGAEPIHVRLLHTRTLICEVSDGSSTSPHIRQAKDTDEDGRGLFLVAQFAEHWGTRYSSRGKTIWAAQAVGPDAAPEA, from the coding sequence ATGACCGGACATTCGGGGCGTTTCCGGCGTTGGCTGAGCCGCAGTCGGTCCTCGTCGGCCACGCGCAGCGTCGCCCGGGAAGTCTTCCTCCTCCAGCTGGTGCTCGTGGTGCTGCTCGTCGCGGCCGCAGTGGTGGCCATGGTCGTCCAGAGCCGACGGGACACCATGACCGACGCCCGGCACCGGACCCTCGCCGCCGCCGAGTCCTTCGCCCACTCCTGGGGCCTCCAGAAGGCGCTGAACAGCAACGATCCGACCGCCAAGCTTCAGCCGCTCGCCGAGGCGGCCCGGAAGGCCTCCGGCGTCGACGCCCTCATCGTGTACAAGCTCGACGGGATCACCCTCACCCACAGTGACCCGCGACAGATCGGCAAGCACGTCATCGGCCCGTATGCCGACGCCGCCCGGGGCAAGCCCTTCACCAGGACCTTCCAGGGTGCCCTGGGCCTCTCCGTGATCTCCGCGGCCCCCGTCAAGGACTCCTCGGGCAAGGTCATCGCCATCGTCTCCGCACCGGTCACGGTGGAGAAGGTGCAGAAGTCGGTCAACCGGCAGCTGCCCCTCTTCCTGGGCACCGCGGCCGGGGCGCTGGCACTCGCCGGAGGCGGTGCGGGGCTGGTCAGCCGTCGGCTGCGGCGACAGACCCACGGTCTGGGACCGGCCGAGATGACCCGGATGTACGAGCATCACGATGCGGTCCTGCATGCGGTGCGCGAGGGCGTCCTCATCGTCGGCCGCGACGGGCGGCTGCTGCTGGCCAATGACGAGGCGCGGCGGCTCCTGGACCTGCCGGCGGACGCGGAGGGACGCCATGTCGGCGACCTGGGGCTGGACCCGCGCACCGCCGAACTCCTGGCGTCGGACCGGATCGCCACCGACGAGGTGCACCTGGCCCAGGACCGGCTGCTGGCCCTCAACAAGCGGTCCACCAGCCCCTACGGAGCCCACCAGGGAAGCGTGGTGACCCTGCGCGACACCACCGAACTGAGGTGGCTGTCCGGGCGCGCCGAGAGGGCACGGGAGCGGTTGAGGCTCCTCTACGACGCCGGGGTACGGATCGGCTCCACGCTGAATGTCGAGCGCACCGCCGAGGACCTGGCGCAGGTGGCGGTCCCCGGGTTCGCCGACATCGTCACCGTCGAGCTGCTGGACCCGGTCCTGAAAGGCGAGGAGCCGGCCGTGGCGGGGGCGGAACTGCGCCGGACGGCGATCGCCGGACTGGCGGCGGACCATCCGCTCCACCCCGTCGGCGAGCTGATGGGGTTCGCCCCGGGCGCCGCGGCAGCGGGAGGTGTGGACCAGGGCCGCTCCAGGGTGGAACCGGACCTGGCCGGCTCTTCCGCCTGGCGGTCCCAGGACCCGGAGCGCGCCCGGCGCATCCTGGACCACGGGGTGCATTCCCTGGCGGTCGTGCCCCTGCGCGCCCGGGGCGTGGTGCTGGGACGGGTGGACTTCTGGCGGTCGGGAAGCTCCCCTGCGTTCGACGAGGAGGACCTGTCCTTCGCCGAGGAACTGGCGGGGAGGGCCGCGGTGGGCATCGACAACGCCCGGCGCTACACCCGTGAACGCACGATGGCGATGACGCTCCAGCGCAGCCTGATGCCCCGCGGCCTGCCCGACCAGGATGCCCTGGAGGTGGCGCACCGTTATCTTCCGGCCCATGCGGGAGTGGGCGGGGACTGGTTCGACGTCATCCCGCTGCCCGGCGCCCGGGTGGCGCTGGTCATCGGCGATGTGGTCGGGCACGGCCTGCACGCGGCGGCCACGATGGGCCGGCTGCGCATCGCCGTGCACAACTTCTCGGCCCTGGACCTCTCCCCCGCCGAGCTGTTGCGCCACTTGGACGAGCTGGTGACCCATATCGACGTCCAGGACGACGCCGCGGAGGAGACGGCGATCACCGGCGCCACCTGTCTGTACGTCGTGTACGACTCCGTCTCCGGGCAGGTCACCGCGGCCACGGCCGGCCATCTGCCGCCGGCCGTGGCCCACCCCGACGGGAGGGTGGAGTTCCTGCACTCGCCGGTCTCCCCGCCGCTGGGTCTGGGCACCGGCCTGCCCTTCGAGACCGCCGAGCTGTCGCTGCCGGAAGGCTCCCGGCTGGTGCTCTACACCGACGGGCTGGTCGAGAACCGCGGCCACGACCTGGACGCGGGCCTGGACGCACTGCGGGCGGCGCTCGCCGGACCGGACCGTACGCCGGAGGACACCTGCGCCACCGTCATGCAGGCGCTGCTGCCCGCCAGGTCCGCCGACGACGTCGCGCTGCTGGTGGCCCGGACCCGGCGGCTGGACCCGGCACACGTCGCCGAGTGGGATGTCCCCCGCGACCCGGAGGCAGTGGGCACGGTCCGCAAGGACTGCGCCCGGCAGTTGGCGGACTGGGGGTTGCAGGACGTCTCCTTCGGCACCGAGCTCATCCTCAGCGAACTGGTCACCAACGCCATTCGCTACGGCGCCGAGCCCATCCACGTGCGGCTCCTGCACACCCGCACCCTGATCTGCGAGGTCTCCGACGGCAGCAGCACCTCCCCGCACATCCGCCAGGCGAAGGACACCGACGAAGACGGCCGCGGCCTCTTCCTCGTCGCGCAGTTCGCCGAGCACTGGGGCACCCGCTACTCCTCCAGGGGCAAGACGATCTGGGCCGCTCAGGCGGTCGGCCCCGACGCCGCGCCCGAGGCGTAG
- a CDS encoding ABC transporter substrate-binding protein: protein MATHHRVRAGALLCCLGLTVLGLGACQEAGTTRPVAPSRAESAAQAGGTTALIKAARHEGRLNTVALPRQWAAYGRLIDRFEKKYGIKVVIDNPYGHSEQEIDAVKRHRGRKRAPDVLDLGDSFAQSAARQNLLAPYRVAQFDQIPPEQKDPQARWYNNYGGYVSIGCDAARVRTCPESFADLLQPAYKGLVAIHGDPTIAGSAFAAVYAAALANGGSFDNIQPGIDFFAHLDKIGNYNRADPNPIAIAKGRTPISIEWDYLNLQHIDQLRGTGVHWKVSIPFDGSFSQYYAQAINKDAPHPAAARLWEEYLFSPEGQNLRLVDYARPVLMAAMEKNGTLDQTLAARLPTVEGTPQFPTEAQLNEALRTVQENWAKAVGG from the coding sequence GTGGCGACACATCATCGGGTCCGCGCAGGCGCTCTCCTCTGCTGTCTCGGCCTTACGGTGCTCGGTCTCGGTGCCTGCCAGGAAGCAGGCACCACCCGTCCGGTCGCGCCCTCCCGGGCGGAGTCCGCCGCGCAGGCGGGCGGCACAACGGCACTGATCAAGGCTGCGCGGCACGAGGGCAGGCTCAACACGGTCGCGCTGCCGCGCCAGTGGGCCGCCTACGGCCGGCTGATCGACCGCTTCGAGAAGAAGTACGGCATCAAGGTCGTCATCGACAATCCCTATGGCCACAGCGAGCAGGAGATCGACGCGGTGAAGCGCCACCGTGGCCGGAAGCGCGCCCCCGACGTGCTCGACCTCGGGGATTCCTTCGCCCAGTCCGCGGCGCGGCAGAACCTGCTGGCCCCCTACCGGGTCGCGCAGTTCGACCAGATCCCGCCGGAGCAGAAGGATCCCCAGGCCCGCTGGTACAACAACTACGGCGGCTATGTCTCCATCGGCTGCGACGCGGCCCGCGTGCGCACCTGCCCAGAGTCCTTCGCGGATCTGCTCCAGCCGGCGTACAAGGGTCTGGTCGCGATCCACGGCGACCCCACGATCGCGGGTTCGGCCTTCGCTGCCGTCTACGCGGCGGCGCTCGCCAACGGGGGGTCGTTCGACAACATCCAGCCGGGCATCGACTTCTTCGCCCATCTCGACAAGATCGGCAACTACAACCGGGCCGACCCCAACCCGATCGCGATCGCCAAGGGCAGGACACCGATCAGCATCGAATGGGACTACCTCAACCTCCAGCACATCGACCAGCTCCGCGGCACGGGCGTGCACTGGAAGGTCTCCATTCCGTTCGACGGCAGCTTCTCGCAGTACTACGCGCAGGCGATCAACAAGGACGCGCCCCACCCGGCCGCGGCGCGGCTGTGGGAGGAGTACCTCTTCAGTCCGGAAGGCCAGAACCTGCGCCTGGTGGACTACGCCCGCCCGGTGCTGATGGCCGCCATGGAGAAGAACGGCACCCTCGACCAGACCCTGGCCGCGCGGCTGCCGACGGTCGAGGGCACACCGCAGTTCCCGACCGAGGCCCAGCTCAACGAGGCGCTGCGGACCGTCCAGGAGAACTGGGCCAAGGCCGTCGGCGGCTGA
- a CDS encoding glycoside hydrolase family 35 protein → MTQFSRRRFLSAAMVGAASAGVVLGGGRATLAQAESPRGLTIRGKEFLLDGKPFRILSGAFHYFRTHPKDWRDRLLRMRAMGLNTVETYVAWNFHQPYEKKADFTGWRDVAAFVRTADEVGLKVIVRPGPYICAEWDFGGLPAWLLKDKDAPLRRSDPAYERAVDAWFAELLPRFVDLQATRGGPVIAMQVENEYGSYGHDHAYLAHLRDTMRAQGIDSLLFCSNGATQQALKDGSLPDLLSTVNFDGDPTGPFAELRAFQPDKPLWCTEFWDGWFDHWGEQHHTTDPAQTAADVEKILAAGASLNLYMAVGGTNFGWYAGANLSGSGAYQPTVTSYDYNSPISESGELTEKFHAVRKVLAKYTQLPNAPLPATPPRMPAQQITVRDSVPLRDALDALSGTPVRRATPVPMEALGQPHGLIHYRTRVRGPQGTKGLRITGLGDRALVFVDGKRIGTFDRNQPDHSVDVTVAGASGTLDVLVDPTGRVNFGQGLNDPKGISGQVLLDGEALRNWEIRRLPLDDLSALEFGRVHTPTGPAFHRARVHVDTPADGFLAFPGWDKGMVWLNGFALGRYWSLGPQVTLYAPSHLWRRGRNELVVLEMERTGDRIEVRSAPDVG, encoded by the coding sequence ATGACGCAGTTCAGCCGACGGAGATTTCTGAGCGCAGCCATGGTGGGCGCCGCGTCCGCGGGCGTCGTCCTGGGCGGCGGCCGAGCGACCCTCGCCCAGGCCGAAAGCCCGAGGGGGCTGACCATCCGCGGCAAGGAGTTCCTGCTGGACGGCAAGCCGTTCCGGATCCTCTCGGGTGCCTTCCACTACTTCAGAACGCACCCCAAGGACTGGCGCGACCGGTTGCTGCGGATGCGCGCCATGGGCCTGAACACGGTGGAGACCTACGTCGCCTGGAACTTCCACCAACCGTACGAGAAGAAGGCCGACTTCACCGGATGGCGCGACGTCGCCGCCTTCGTCCGCACCGCGGACGAGGTCGGGCTGAAGGTGATCGTGCGACCCGGCCCCTACATCTGCGCGGAGTGGGACTTCGGCGGACTACCCGCCTGGCTCCTCAAGGACAAGGACGCGCCGCTGCGCCGTTCCGACCCCGCGTACGAGCGAGCCGTCGACGCCTGGTTCGCCGAACTGCTGCCCCGGTTCGTCGACTTGCAGGCCACTCGCGGCGGGCCCGTCATCGCCATGCAGGTCGAGAACGAATACGGCAGCTACGGCCACGACCACGCGTACCTGGCACATCTGCGGGACACCATGCGGGCGCAGGGCATCGACAGCCTGCTGTTCTGCTCCAACGGAGCCACCCAACAAGCCCTGAAGGACGGCAGCCTCCCCGACCTCCTCTCCACCGTCAACTTCGACGGGGACCCCACCGGCCCCTTCGCCGAACTCCGCGCATTCCAGCCGGACAAGCCCCTGTGGTGCACGGAGTTCTGGGACGGCTGGTTCGACCACTGGGGAGAGCAGCACCACACCACCGACCCCGCGCAGACCGCCGCCGATGTGGAGAAGATCCTCGCAGCAGGGGCGTCCCTCAACCTCTATATGGCGGTGGGCGGAACGAACTTCGGCTGGTACGCGGGTGCCAATCTGAGCGGCAGCGGCGCCTATCAGCCCACCGTCACCAGCTACGACTACAACTCCCCGATCAGCGAATCCGGCGAACTCACCGAGAAGTTCCACGCGGTGCGCAAGGTGCTCGCCAAGTACACCCAGCTGCCGAACGCTCCGCTGCCGGCCACACCACCCCGGATGCCGGCCCAGCAGATCACCGTCCGCGATTCGGTACCGCTGAGGGACGCCCTCGACGCGCTGAGCGGCACTCCGGTGCGGCGTGCCACCCCCGTCCCTATGGAGGCCCTCGGGCAGCCGCACGGGCTGATCCACTACCGCACCCGGGTGCGCGGGCCGCAGGGCACCAAGGGCCTGAGGATCACCGGACTGGGCGACCGCGCGCTGGTGTTCGTCGACGGCAAGCGGATCGGCACCTTCGACCGCAACCAGCCGGATCACTCCGTCGACGTCACCGTGGCCGGCGCGTCCGGCACCCTCGACGTCCTGGTGGACCCCACCGGGCGGGTCAATTTCGGCCAGGGACTCAACGACCCCAAGGGAATCAGCGGCCAGGTCCTCCTCGACGGCGAGGCACTGCGCAACTGGGAGATCCGCCGACTGCCCCTGGACGACCTCTCGGCTCTGGAATTCGGCAGAGTCCACACCCCGACCGGCCCCGCCTTCCACCGGGCCCGGGTCCATGTCGACACCCCCGCGGACGGCTTCCTCGCCTTCCCTGGCTGGGACAAGGGCATGGTCTGGCTCAACGGGTTCGCGCTCGGCCGGTACTGGTCCCTGGGGCCGCAGGTCACCCTGTACGCGCCGAGCCATCTGTGGCGGAGGGGACGCAACGAGCTCGTCGTGCTGGAGATGGAGCGGACGGGGGACCGGATCGAGGTACGGTCCGCGCCCGACGTCGGTTAG
- a CDS encoding papain-like cysteine protease family protein, with amino-acid sequence MRLPRFKTLWRTLTLIALTAITAGFLLSGGTARAGSVTATVTGGQGNYRSVNERSSSSLSAHIVGRATVGSKVSLTCRVQGDAVENDSRWIWSDSGSFYIANAFLKGNTDNLPTCTSRHAKSSRRVALTINMEKQVQDQWCWDASGLTIAKYWGYNQYSQQDFCRLAAQNSNLSCDNQPATLDDLANGLGNIGLSNTGYDLSRNASFSEVGKEIDGQRPFAVRIGWNSGGGHMNVIYGYDPSSQMVAVGDPWQTTQTYTWWNYSDYVSNSSFQWTHSRIGIHK; translated from the coding sequence ATGCGTCTTCCCCGCTTCAAAACTCTGTGGAGAACGTTGACGCTGATCGCGTTAACCGCGATCACCGCCGGGTTCCTGCTCAGCGGCGGCACCGCCCGGGCCGGTTCCGTAACCGCCACCGTGACCGGCGGTCAGGGAAACTACCGCAGCGTCAACGAGAGATCGTCGTCCAGTCTTTCCGCCCACATCGTCGGTCGGGCCACGGTCGGCAGCAAGGTCTCACTGACCTGCCGCGTCCAGGGCGACGCCGTGGAGAACGACTCCCGATGGATCTGGTCGGACTCCGGATCCTTCTACATAGCCAACGCGTTCCTCAAAGGGAACACCGACAACCTGCCGACCTGCACGTCCCGGCACGCCAAGTCCAGTCGGCGCGTGGCGCTCACCATCAACATGGAGAAGCAGGTTCAGGACCAGTGGTGCTGGGACGCCAGCGGCCTGACCATCGCCAAGTACTGGGGCTACAACCAGTACAGCCAGCAGGACTTCTGCCGACTTGCCGCGCAGAACAGCAACCTCAGCTGCGACAACCAGCCCGCCACGCTCGACGACCTGGCCAACGGCCTGGGCAACATCGGTCTGAGCAACACCGGATACGACCTCTCCCGCAACGCGTCCTTCTCGGAGGTCGGCAAGGAAATCGACGGCCAACGTCCCTTCGCCGTCCGCATCGGATGGAATTCCGGCGGGGGCCATATGAACGTCATCTACGGCTACGACCCCTCATCGCAGATGGTGGCGGTCGGTGATCCCTGGCAGACCACGCAGACCTACACCTGGTGGAACTACAGCGACTACGTCAGCAACTCTTCATTCCAGTGGACCCATTCCCGCATCGGGATACACAAGTGA